The Aptenodytes patagonicus chromosome 15, bAptPat1.pri.cur, whole genome shotgun sequence genome has a segment encoding these proteins:
- the UNC119B gene encoding protein unc-119 homolog B translates to MSGSKARAAAAGPEKKPPPGTGGPLSRLRGRRGSADAAPRPPWTESELLALETVRPEHVLGLCRVTENYLCKPEDNIYNIDFTRFKIRDLETGTVLFEIAKPSASEQDDEDEDDNSELDASAGRFVRYQFTPAFLRLRTVGATVEFTVGEKPVSNFRMIERHYFRDRLLKNFDFDFGFCIPSSRNTCEHIYEFPQLSEDLIRLMVENPYETRSDSFYFVDNKLIMHNKADYAYNGGQ, encoded by the exons atgAGCGGCTCGAaggcgagggcggcggcggcggggccggagaaGAAGCCGCCGCCGGGGACCGGGGGGCCGCTCAGCCGCCTGCGGGGGCGGCGCGGCTCGGCCGAcgcggcgccgcggccgccgtGGACCGAGTCCGAGCTGCTGGCGCTGGAGACCGTCCGGCCTGAGCACGTCCTGGGGCTGTGCCGGGTGACGGAGA ATTATTTATGCAAACCTGAGGACAACATTTACAACATTGACTTCACCAGGTTTAAGATCCGGGACCTTGAAACTGGCACAGTGCTGTTTGAAATTGCAAAGCCATCTGCTTCAG AGCAAGATGATGAGGATGAAGACGACAACAGTGAACTGGACGCTAGTGCAGGCCGCTTTGTTCGTTACCAGTTCACCCCAGCATTTCTCCGTCTTCGGACTGTTGGTGCAAC AGTGGAATTCACAGTGGGAGAAAAGCCAGTGTCAAACTTTCGAATGATTGAGAGACATTACTTCCGAGATCGCTTGCTGAAGAACTTTGACTTTGATTTTGGGTTCTGCATCCCCAGTAGCAGGAACACATGTGAACACATTTATGAATTCCCTCAGCTCTCAGAAGACCTTA TCCGTCTGATGGTTGAAAATCCATATGAGACCCGCTCAGACAGCTTTTACTTTGTGGACAACAAGTTGATTATGCACAACAAGGCCGACTATGCTTACAATGGAGGACAGTAA
- the MLEC gene encoding malectin, translated as MVGAGARGAPLLPPLLLLLPLLLRGAAGGLADSVVWAVNAGGDAHVDVNGIHFRKDPLEGRVGRASDYGMKLPILRSNAEDQILYQTERYNEETFGYEVPIKEEGDYVLVLKFAEVYFAQSQQKVFDVRLNGHVVVKDLDIFDRVGHSTAHDEIIPMSIKKGKLSVQGEVSTFTGKLHIEFVKGYYDNPKICALYILQGTVEDVPKLQPHPGLEKKEEDDDEDEYEDGSSVKKQANKNRVQSGPRTPNPYASDNSSLMFPILVAFGVFIPTLFCLCRL; from the exons ATGGTGGGCGCCGGGGCGCGCGGggcgccgctgctgccgcccttgctgctgctgctgccgctgctgctgcggggcgcggcgggcggcctCGCCGACAGCGTCGTCTGGGCCGTCAATGCGGGCGGCGATGCCCATGTGGACGTGAACGGCATCCACTTCCGCAAGGACCCGCTCGAGGGCCGCGTGGGCCGAG CATCTGACTATGGTATGAAGCTGCCAATCTTGCGGTCCAACGCGGAAGATCAGATTCTGTACCAGACCGAGCGTTACAATGAGGAAACCTTTGGCTATGAAGTTCCCATCAAAGAGGAGGGTGACTATGTGCTGGTGTTGAAGTTTGCAGAGGTCTATTTTGCACAGTCTCAACAGAAG GTATTTGATGTTCGCTTGAATGGCCACGTGGTGGTGAAGGACTTGGACATTTTTGACAGAGTTGGACACAGCACAGCTCATGATGAGATCATTCCCATGAGTATCAAAAAGGGGAAACTGAGTGTCCAGGGAGAGGTTTCCACGTTCACAGGGAAGCTCCACATTGAGTTTGTAAAG GGCTACTATGACAATCCAAAAATCTGTGCCCTATACATCCTGCAAGGAACAGTGGAAG ATGTTCCAAAGCTGCAGCCGCACCCGGGtctggagaaaaaagaggaagatgatgatgaagatgaatATGAAGATGGCTCCAGTGTTAAAAAACAGGCAAATAAGAACCGGGTTCAGTCAGGCCCACGCACACCAAACCCCTATGCCTCGGACAACAGCAGCCTCATGTTTCCTATATTGGTGGCCTTTGGTGTCTTCATTCCtaccctcttctgcctctgccgaTTGTGA
- the CABP1 gene encoding calcium-binding protein 1 isoform X4, protein MGNCVKSPLRNLSKKDRELRPEEIEELREAFKEFDKDKDGFINCRDLGNCMRTMGYMPTEMELIELSQQINMNLGGHVDFEDFVELMGPKLLAETADMIGVKELRDAFREFDTNGDGEISTSELREAMKKLLGQQVGHRDIEEIIRDVDLNGDGRVDFEEFVRMMSR, encoded by the exons GATAGAGAACTGCGTCCGGAAGAAATTGAAG AATTAAGAGAAGCCTTCAAGGAGTTTGATAAAGACAAGGATGGGTTTATTAACTGCAGGGACCTGGGGAACTGCATGCGAACCATGGGCTACATGCCTACTGAGATGGAGCTAATAGAGCTCTCCCAGCAGATCAACATGAACC TGGGTGGCCATGTGGATTTTGAAGATTTTGTTGAgctgatgggaccaaaactgctGGCAGAAACTGCAGACATGATTGGTGTAAAAGAGCTCCGTGATGCCTTCAGAGAG TTTGACACCAATGGTGATGGGGAGATCAGCACCAGTGAGCTGCGAGAAGCCATGAAGAAGCTACTAGGGCAGCAGGTGGGCCATCGGGATATTGAAGAGATCATCCGGGACGTGGATCTGAATGGAGATGGGCGTGTTGATTTTGAAG AGTTTGTTCGCATGATGTCCCGTTGA
- the CABP1 gene encoding calcium-binding protein 1 isoform X3, whose amino-acid sequence MGNCVKSPLRNLSKKIRHEEKTCYKAVQTSEDGPSACEYQGPLMVLAQNCAVMHNLLGPACIFLRKGFAENRQPDRELRPEEIEELREAFKEFDKDKDGFINCRDLGNCMRTMGYMPTEMELIELSQQINMNLGGHVDFEDFVELMGPKLLAETADMIGVKELRDAFREFDTNGDGEISTSELREAMKKLLGQQVGHRDIEEIIRDVDLNGDGRVDFEEFVRMMSR is encoded by the exons ATCCGCCATGAAGAGAAGACGTGCTATAAGGCTGTCCAGACGAGCGAAGACGGGCCGTCGGCTTGCGAGTACCAGGGTCCGCTCATGGTGCTGGCCCAGAACTGCGCCGTCATGCACAACCTGCTGGGGCCAGCATGCATCTTCCTGAGGAAGGGCTTCGCAGAAAACAGGCAGCCT GATAGAGAACTGCGTCCGGAAGAAATTGAAG AATTAAGAGAAGCCTTCAAGGAGTTTGATAAAGACAAGGATGGGTTTATTAACTGCAGGGACCTGGGGAACTGCATGCGAACCATGGGCTACATGCCTACTGAGATGGAGCTAATAGAGCTCTCCCAGCAGATCAACATGAACC TGGGTGGCCATGTGGATTTTGAAGATTTTGTTGAgctgatgggaccaaaactgctGGCAGAAACTGCAGACATGATTGGTGTAAAAGAGCTCCGTGATGCCTTCAGAGAG TTTGACACCAATGGTGATGGGGAGATCAGCACCAGTGAGCTGCGAGAAGCCATGAAGAAGCTACTAGGGCAGCAGGTGGGCCATCGGGATATTGAAGAGATCATCCGGGACGTGGATCTGAATGGAGATGGGCGTGTTGATTTTGAAG AGTTTGTTCGCATGATGTCCCGTTGA